The proteins below come from a single Catenulispora sp. MAP5-51 genomic window:
- a CDS encoding DUF427 domain-containing protein: protein MGTDARGRVKVETGAKRVRLYLDNRLVADTLRPLLVWEKPFYPTYYVPAKDVLAELKPTGESEHSPSRGDAQVHDVLIGGATAAGKARTVPESPLEELRDAVRFDFDAFDWFEEDEPVYTHPRDPYSRIDVLASTRHFRAELDGVVLADSPGSMILFETGLPPRYYVPITALNQDILRPSESVTHCPYKGAATYWSVQVGDKLHTDLIWGYRTPFPEVQKITGLAAVYNEKVDIYLDGVLQERPKSRY, encoded by the coding sequence ATGGGGACAGACGCCCGCGGGCGCGTGAAAGTGGAGACCGGCGCCAAGCGCGTTCGGCTTTATCTGGACAACCGGCTGGTGGCGGACACGCTGAGGCCGCTGCTCGTCTGGGAGAAGCCGTTCTACCCGACCTACTACGTCCCGGCGAAGGACGTCCTGGCCGAGCTGAAGCCCACCGGGGAGTCCGAGCACTCGCCGAGCCGCGGCGACGCGCAGGTGCACGACGTCCTGATCGGCGGTGCCACGGCGGCCGGCAAGGCGCGCACGGTCCCGGAGTCGCCGCTGGAGGAGCTGCGGGACGCGGTCCGGTTCGACTTCGACGCCTTCGACTGGTTCGAGGAGGACGAGCCGGTCTACACGCACCCGCGCGACCCCTACAGCCGCATCGACGTCCTGGCCAGCACCCGCCACTTCCGCGCCGAGCTGGACGGCGTGGTCCTGGCCGACTCGCCGGGCAGCATGATCCTGTTCGAGACCGGGCTGCCGCCGCGCTACTACGTGCCGATCACCGCACTGAACCAGGACATCCTGCGGCCGTCGGAGTCCGTCACGCACTGCCCCTACAAGGGCGCGGCGACGTACTGGTCGGTCCAGGTCGGCGACAAGCTCCACACCGACCTCATCTGGGGCTACCGGACGCCGTTCCCGGAGGTGCAGAAGATCACCGGCCTGGCCGCGGTCTACAACGAGAAGGTCGACATCTACCTCGACGGGGTGCTGCAGGAGCGGCCGAAGTCCCGGTACTGA
- a CDS encoding winged helix DNA-binding domain-containing protein: MAPTTLTRDTLNRTLLARQHLLTPHSGSLSETVEAIGAIQAQYWPAVAVSLFTRNDGATLESVYDAFERRELVVGSSIRGTVHAVSRAEHPLYAAVSEATNADVLTAKAEAKDPGLHELRAAVLKFAADQPRSAAEFADFAAKWAADNPGRMSAPNLEYHESRSWRPIYRSNALIRFPADGNWAPATGPKTYLYSPERAADPDAAIASLVHRHLAAFGPAAADDVAVWLGLKVTRARGILEGFDDLVAYTDEAGRTLYDVPDGEITDAEVKAPPRLLPRFDSILLAHNAKHRQRIISREYWERVYNGKNLQILPSFLVGGYIAGIWSVEAKKKLATLTLEPFHKLGKADTRALTAEAERVLRLQAPDSASYAVEFTG, translated from the coding sequence ATGGCGCCGACCACACTCACCCGGGACACGCTGAACCGCACCCTGCTGGCCCGCCAGCATCTGCTGACCCCGCACAGCGGCTCGCTGTCCGAGACGGTCGAGGCGATCGGCGCGATCCAGGCCCAGTACTGGCCGGCCGTCGCGGTCTCGCTGTTCACCCGCAACGACGGCGCCACCCTGGAGTCGGTCTACGACGCCTTCGAGCGCCGCGAACTGGTCGTCGGCTCCTCGATCCGGGGCACGGTGCACGCCGTCAGCCGCGCCGAGCACCCGCTGTACGCGGCCGTGTCGGAGGCCACCAACGCCGACGTGCTCACCGCCAAGGCCGAGGCCAAGGATCCCGGCCTGCACGAACTGCGCGCGGCGGTTCTGAAGTTCGCCGCCGACCAGCCGCGCAGTGCTGCGGAGTTCGCGGACTTCGCCGCGAAGTGGGCGGCGGACAACCCGGGTCGCATGTCGGCGCCCAACCTGGAGTACCACGAGTCGCGCAGCTGGCGGCCGATCTACCGCAGCAACGCCCTGATCCGCTTCCCGGCGGACGGGAACTGGGCCCCGGCCACCGGCCCCAAGACGTACCTGTACTCGCCGGAACGGGCCGCCGATCCGGACGCGGCGATCGCCTCGCTGGTGCACCGGCACCTCGCGGCGTTCGGCCCGGCCGCCGCCGACGACGTCGCGGTGTGGCTCGGGCTGAAGGTCACGCGCGCCCGCGGCATCCTCGAAGGCTTCGACGACCTGGTCGCCTACACCGACGAGGCCGGCCGCACGCTCTACGACGTCCCGGACGGCGAGATCACCGACGCCGAGGTGAAGGCCCCGCCGCGCCTGCTGCCGCGCTTCGACAGCATCCTGCTCGCGCACAACGCGAAGCACCGGCAGCGGATCATCTCCCGCGAGTACTGGGAGCGGGTGTACAACGGCAAGAACCTGCAGATCCTGCCGTCTTTCCTGGTCGGCGGCTACATCGCGGGGATCTGGTCGGTGGAGGCGAAGAAGAAGCTGGCGACGCTGACGCTGGAGCCGTTCCACAAGCTGGGGAAGGCCGACACCAGGGCGCTGACGGCAGAGGCGGAGCGGGTGCTGCGGTTGCAGGCACCGGACTCCGCCTCGTACGCCGTCGAGTTCACCGGCTAG
- the dxs gene encoding 1-deoxy-D-xylulose-5-phosphate synthase, translating to MALLEAIQGPRDLDKLSSEQLAELASEIRAYLIPTVAKTSGHIGPNLGVVELTIALHRVFDSPKDTILWDVGHQAYVHKLLTGRQDLSSLRHSGGLSGYPARAESEHDVIENSHASTALAYADGIAKAHQVRGVTDRQVVAVIGDGALTGGMAWEALNNIAAAKDRPVIIVVNDNERSYSPTIGGLADHLATLRTTQGYERFLEWGRGMLGRTPVIGAPLYEALHGVKKGLKDVVAPQGMFEDLGLKYVGPVDGHDLAGMEAALRRARHYGGPVIVHAITRKGEGYPAARNNVNDQLHQVAVDSDPETGQPLVPAGKSWTSVFADEMVKIGAEREDVVGITAAMLHPVGLAKFAERFPDRIFDVGIAEQHAVTSAAGMAYAGLHPVVAIYATFLNRAFDQVLMDAALHNAGVTFVADRAGVTGNDGASHNGMWDMSIFQVVPRLRIAAPRDGAQLRAQLREAVAVDDAPTMIRFSKGAVCQDIPAVAKAGSMDVLRSTAGTGLAPDVLIVSVGAMAQVCLDVAERLADQGIGATVVDPRWVKPVDPAVVMLAAEHRLVVTVEDNVRVGGVGCVVAQALRDAGVHTPLRDFGIPAEFLDHANRGEVLEEIGLTGQRVAHEVLGLVAGLGSKASADGAASSNGSAPKVAAR from the coding sequence GTGGCACTGCTGGAGGCGATCCAGGGTCCGCGCGATCTGGACAAGCTCAGCTCCGAGCAGCTCGCTGAGCTCGCCTCGGAGATCCGCGCTTATCTGATCCCGACCGTGGCGAAGACGAGCGGGCACATCGGCCCGAACCTGGGAGTGGTGGAGCTCACCATCGCTTTGCACCGGGTCTTCGACTCGCCCAAGGACACCATCCTGTGGGACGTCGGCCATCAGGCCTACGTGCACAAACTCCTCACCGGCCGCCAGGACCTGTCCTCGCTGCGGCACTCCGGCGGCCTGTCGGGCTACCCGGCCCGCGCCGAGTCCGAGCACGATGTGATCGAGAACTCGCACGCCTCCACCGCGCTGGCCTACGCCGACGGCATCGCCAAGGCGCACCAGGTGCGCGGCGTCACCGACCGCCAGGTGGTGGCGGTGATCGGGGACGGCGCCCTGACCGGCGGCATGGCCTGGGAGGCGCTGAACAACATCGCCGCGGCCAAGGACCGCCCGGTGATCATCGTGGTCAACGACAACGAGCGCTCCTACTCCCCGACCATCGGCGGGCTGGCCGACCACCTGGCGACCCTGCGCACGACGCAGGGCTACGAGCGCTTCCTGGAGTGGGGCCGGGGCATGCTCGGCCGCACCCCGGTGATCGGCGCCCCGCTGTACGAGGCGCTGCACGGCGTCAAGAAGGGCCTGAAGGACGTCGTCGCCCCGCAGGGGATGTTCGAGGACCTGGGCCTGAAGTACGTCGGCCCGGTCGACGGCCACGACCTCGCCGGCATGGAGGCCGCGCTGCGCCGGGCCCGGCACTACGGCGGCCCGGTGATCGTGCACGCGATCACCCGCAAGGGCGAGGGCTACCCGGCCGCCCGCAACAACGTCAACGACCAGCTGCACCAGGTCGCCGTGGACAGCGACCCGGAGACCGGCCAGCCGCTGGTCCCGGCCGGCAAGTCCTGGACCTCGGTGTTCGCCGACGAGATGGTCAAGATCGGCGCGGAGCGCGAGGACGTGGTCGGCATCACCGCCGCCATGCTGCACCCGGTGGGCCTGGCCAAGTTCGCCGAGCGCTTCCCGGACCGGATCTTCGACGTCGGCATCGCCGAGCAGCACGCGGTGACCTCCGCGGCCGGCATGGCCTACGCCGGCCTGCACCCGGTGGTGGCGATCTACGCGACCTTCCTCAACCGGGCCTTCGACCAGGTCCTGATGGACGCCGCGCTGCACAACGCCGGTGTGACCTTCGTCGCCGACCGGGCCGGGGTCACCGGCAACGACGGCGCCAGCCACAACGGCATGTGGGACATGTCGATCTTCCAGGTGGTGCCCCGGCTGCGCATCGCCGCCCCGCGCGACGGCGCCCAGCTGCGGGCCCAGCTGCGCGAGGCGGTGGCCGTGGACGACGCCCCGACCATGATCCGCTTCTCCAAGGGCGCGGTCTGCCAGGACATCCCGGCGGTGGCCAAGGCCGGCTCGATGGACGTGCTGCGGAGCACCGCGGGTACCGGGCTGGCTCCGGACGTGCTGATCGTCAGCGTCGGGGCGATGGCGCAGGTCTGCCTGGACGTCGCCGAGCGGCTGGCCGACCAGGGCATCGGGGCCACCGTGGTGGACCCGCGCTGGGTCAAGCCGGTGGACCCGGCGGTGGTGATGCTGGCCGCCGAGCACCGGCTGGTGGTCACGGTCGAGGACAACGTCCGGGTCGGCGGCGTGGGCTGCGTGGTGGCCCAGGCGCTGCGGGACGCCGGCGTGCACACCCCGCTGCGCGACTTCGGCATCCCGGCGGAGTTCCTGGACCACGCCAACCGCGGCGAGGTGCTGGAGGAGATCGGCCTGACCGGGCAGCGCGTCGCGCACGAGGTCCTCGGTCTGGTCGCCGGGCTCGGCAGCAAGGCGTCGGCCGACGGCGCCGCTTCGTCCAACGGCTCGGCACCCAAAGTAGCAGCACGGTAG
- a CDS encoding DUF1501 domain-containing protein, whose product MDTVTRRRFLELSGVMSTGAFAAACSSSHGHPVGAPKLTPSGPQTSGAQLGAAAQHAPLAPGQGVLVLVTLYGGNDGLNTVIPYADPAYNSSRPDLAYSASQVLDLGEGLGFNPAMTGLHQMWQRKLCAVVRGVGYPQPNHSHFVSMDIWQTATPGDPTNSGWLGRWLDAQPDDQMRALKAVSVGGTLPPLLGGTKTAGSSLPIGQFRLPKPGPLDTGFTGLGQPSAQDSAVAAYAARDVADLFTVAKTFTPALASAADAAGAKGAAGAKGTKGAKAAAPAKAAKSSALAQQLDIVAECINASVPTRVYSVSLGGFDTHSAEKGTQSDLWGEVDKAVVDFQNAIAAGPHGKNVVTMLYTEFGRRVRANANQGTDHGTAGPVLLLGEPVNGGFYGAQPSLADLDDGDLKFSTDFRSVYATVLDKVLGADPAQILGQDQPRIAFL is encoded by the coding sequence ATGGACACAGTGACCCGCCGCCGCTTCCTGGAGTTGTCCGGCGTCATGTCCACCGGCGCGTTCGCGGCGGCCTGCTCCAGCTCGCACGGCCACCCGGTGGGCGCCCCGAAGCTGACCCCGAGCGGCCCGCAGACCTCCGGCGCGCAGCTCGGCGCGGCCGCGCAGCACGCGCCGCTGGCGCCGGGCCAGGGCGTCCTGGTCCTGGTGACGCTCTACGGCGGCAACGACGGCCTCAACACGGTCATCCCGTACGCCGACCCGGCCTACAACTCCTCCCGCCCCGATCTGGCCTACAGCGCGAGCCAGGTGCTCGACCTGGGCGAGGGCCTGGGCTTCAACCCGGCGATGACCGGCCTGCACCAGATGTGGCAGCGCAAGCTGTGCGCGGTGGTCCGCGGCGTCGGCTATCCGCAGCCGAACCACAGCCACTTCGTCTCCATGGACATCTGGCAGACCGCCACGCCCGGCGACCCCACCAACTCCGGCTGGCTCGGCCGCTGGCTCGACGCCCAGCCCGATGACCAGATGCGGGCCCTGAAAGCGGTCTCCGTCGGCGGCACGCTCCCGCCGCTGCTCGGCGGGACCAAAACCGCGGGAAGCTCGCTGCCGATCGGCCAGTTCCGGCTGCCCAAGCCCGGACCGCTGGACACCGGCTTCACGGGGCTGGGGCAGCCGTCGGCGCAGGACTCCGCCGTGGCCGCGTACGCCGCCCGGGACGTCGCCGACCTGTTCACCGTCGCCAAGACCTTCACCCCGGCGCTGGCCTCGGCGGCCGACGCCGCGGGAGCCAAGGGAGCCGCGGGCGCCAAGGGCACGAAGGGAGCCAAGGCCGCCGCCCCCGCCAAGGCCGCCAAGAGCTCAGCGCTGGCTCAACAGCTGGACATCGTCGCCGAGTGCATCAACGCCTCGGTCCCGACCCGCGTCTACAGCGTCAGCCTCGGCGGCTTCGACACGCACAGTGCCGAGAAGGGCACGCAGTCGGACCTGTGGGGCGAGGTCGACAAGGCGGTCGTCGACTTCCAGAACGCCATCGCCGCCGGACCGCACGGCAAGAACGTCGTCACGATGCTGTACACCGAGTTCGGCCGCCGGGTGCGGGCCAACGCCAACCAGGGCACCGACCACGGCACCGCCGGTCCGGTCCTGCTCCTCGGCGAGCCGGTGAACGGCGGCTTCTACGGCGCGCAGCCCTCGCTGGCCGACCTGGACGACGGCGACCTGAAGTTCAGCACCGACTTCCGCAGCGTCTACGCCACCGTGCTGGACAAGGTCCTCGGCGCCGACCCGGCGCAGATCCTCGGGCAGGACCAACCCCGCATCGCCTTCCTGTGA
- a CDS encoding sigma-70 family RNA polymerase sigma factor translates to MADSRSTDFGVFYAATVNRVAGYLYVVLGDRAEAEDAAHEAYARAWQRWSKVRDYDDPEAWVRTVAYRVAVNSWRKAKNRLVAHRRSESVGRRDHADPSGLSSDRLVLVEALRKIPREQRQALVLFYVQGLSIAEIAHETGAPPNTVKARLARGRKAVAPYVSELSDDADADAERAATTPSAKSAGAKSGKEVISNA, encoded by the coding sequence GTGGCCGATTCACGAAGCACAGACTTCGGAGTGTTCTACGCGGCGACGGTGAATCGTGTGGCCGGGTACTTGTACGTCGTGCTCGGCGACAGGGCCGAGGCTGAGGACGCGGCGCATGAAGCGTATGCGCGGGCCTGGCAGCGCTGGTCCAAGGTCCGCGACTACGACGATCCCGAGGCGTGGGTGCGGACGGTCGCGTACCGGGTCGCGGTGAACTCCTGGCGCAAGGCGAAGAACCGCCTTGTCGCGCATCGCCGGAGCGAGAGTGTCGGCCGGCGAGACCATGCGGATCCCTCTGGGCTCTCGAGCGATCGTCTCGTGCTTGTCGAGGCGCTGCGGAAGATTCCCCGGGAGCAGCGGCAGGCCTTGGTGCTGTTCTACGTGCAGGGCCTCAGTATCGCGGAGATCGCGCACGAGACCGGTGCGCCGCCGAACACCGTCAAGGCGCGGCTCGCTCGCGGGCGGAAGGCTGTCGCTCCCTATGTCTCGGAGCTCAGCGACGATGCCGACGCCGACGCCGAGCGAGCCGCTACGACGCCTTCTGCGAAATCCGCCGGTGCCAAGTCCGGAAAGGAAGTGATCTCCAATGCCTGA
- a CDS encoding ArnT family glycosyltransferase, which yields MVATDAPTRTGPGLNGPPDPEPSGVRRLWCSARFQRLWNTPQASWTRVVLLFFAVATITHLPGFSRTFWNPDEGFLATQARALNTENGQFYQIIVDRKPPLLPYVYAWVFRLVGDHGLSTLVVIRALAICVHVVTAILITQIAKRRFGRHGVWAGLLYLLGSAGLAPEDSQAASFEVFMLPWTCAAFLLADSARRHPRRAIPLLGGSGVAAALATLTKQTAGVTMLPVAWRAWKDQRWKGLVVITPAFILPIVGVALWVGFGDFFFWVFTGNSGYLTSLGSFGTIMARFWANFGIFIGASAAAFLAITYMTARNGIFKADADLWLWLAGSAIGVSSGFHFFGHYFLQMLPPLVILATGALHRNGSRLRWTMLGVTATTATLFLTLAFTWPRTDMEHDWEVAQEVQKIAGAGRSEPIIVWGMDPSIYFMSGQIPASRFITAGFLSGFAGGGDQDKVAPIVYTPTSPIVGMAQDILNLQKKGQEPELFVDDSWGKPYQPKDIHVISDLVNNYYTFTKGVDHTFIWKLKNPEGLRVWAQTIVDKGMQDVWDKNQWDFLNPPTDN from the coding sequence ATGGTCGCGACAGACGCTCCCACCCGAACCGGGCCGGGCCTGAACGGGCCTCCTGATCCGGAGCCCTCAGGCGTTCGAAGACTCTGGTGTTCCGCCCGCTTCCAACGGCTCTGGAACACCCCCCAGGCCTCGTGGACACGTGTCGTCCTTCTGTTCTTCGCAGTCGCCACCATCACCCACCTTCCGGGCTTCAGCCGCACCTTCTGGAATCCCGACGAGGGTTTCCTGGCCACCCAGGCCCGCGCGCTGAACACCGAGAACGGGCAGTTCTACCAGATCATCGTCGACCGCAAGCCGCCCCTGCTGCCGTACGTCTACGCCTGGGTGTTCCGGCTCGTCGGCGACCACGGCCTGTCCACGCTGGTGGTGATCCGGGCGCTGGCGATCTGCGTCCACGTCGTCACCGCGATCCTGATCACCCAGATCGCCAAGCGCCGCTTCGGCCGGCACGGCGTCTGGGCCGGGCTGCTGTACCTGCTCGGCTCGGCGGGCCTCGCGCCGGAGGACTCCCAGGCGGCCTCGTTCGAGGTCTTCATGCTGCCGTGGACCTGCGCGGCCTTCCTGCTCGCCGACAGCGCCCGCCGACATCCCCGGCGGGCCATCCCGCTGCTGGGCGGCTCCGGCGTCGCGGCGGCGCTGGCCACGCTCACCAAGCAGACCGCGGGCGTCACGATGCTCCCGGTGGCCTGGCGGGCCTGGAAGGACCAGCGCTGGAAGGGCCTGGTCGTGATCACCCCGGCGTTCATCCTGCCCATCGTGGGAGTGGCGCTGTGGGTCGGCTTCGGCGACTTCTTCTTCTGGGTGTTCACCGGCAACAGCGGCTATCTGACCTCGCTGGGCTCGTTCGGCACGATCATGGCGAGGTTCTGGGCGAACTTCGGGATCTTCATCGGCGCCTCGGCCGCGGCCTTCCTGGCGATCACGTACATGACGGCCCGCAACGGCATCTTCAAGGCCGACGCCGACCTGTGGCTGTGGCTGGCCGGTTCGGCGATCGGGGTCTCCAGCGGATTCCACTTCTTCGGCCACTACTTCCTGCAGATGCTTCCGCCGCTGGTGATCCTGGCCACCGGCGCGCTGCACCGCAACGGCTCGCGGCTGCGCTGGACCATGCTCGGGGTCACGGCCACGACCGCGACACTGTTCCTCACGCTGGCGTTCACCTGGCCGCGCACCGACATGGAACACGACTGGGAGGTCGCCCAGGAGGTGCAGAAGATCGCCGGCGCGGGCCGCTCGGAGCCGATCATCGTCTGGGGCATGGACCCCTCGATCTACTTCATGTCCGGGCAGATCCCGGCCAGCCGGTTCATCACCGCCGGCTTCCTGTCCGGCTTCGCCGGCGGCGGCGACCAGGACAAGGTCGCGCCGATCGTCTACACGCCGACCAGCCCGATCGTGGGCATGGCGCAGGACATCCTGAACCTGCAGAAGAAGGGGCAGGAGCCGGAGCTGTTCGTGGACGACTCCTGGGGCAAGCCGTACCAGCCCAAGGACATCCACGTCATCTCGGACCTGGTCAACAACTACTACACGTTCACAAAGGGCGTGGACCACACCTTCATCTGGAAGCTGAAGAACCCGGAGGGCCTGCGCGTGTGGGCCCAGACGATAGTCGACAAAGGGATGCAGGACGTGTGGGACAAGAACCAGTGGGACTTCCTCAACCCGCCGACGGACAACTGA
- a CDS encoding alanyl-tRNA editing protein produces the protein MTATPHLHTQRLDLDDQTLREWDATVLRSDAEGLVLDRSAFYPGGGGQPPDEGVLVWGGVRTRIVGARKDDDLVLIPHDEDPLPPAGTAVRGALDDERRTWLMRTHSGLHLLSGVVFRDFGALVTGGNMEPGTARMDFNLPEVPPDFKATVEAACNVEVDQDRRIDVKVLPREEAFAIPDIIRTATNLVPPELEEVRIVDIVGLDTQADGGTHVESTRWIGKIEVLKVENKGKGFRRLRIAIRD, from the coding sequence ATGACGGCGACTCCGCATCTGCACACCCAGCGCCTCGACCTCGACGACCAGACCCTGCGCGAATGGGACGCGACCGTCCTGCGATCCGACGCCGAGGGCCTGGTCCTGGACCGTTCCGCCTTCTACCCCGGCGGGGGCGGCCAGCCGCCGGACGAGGGCGTCCTGGTGTGGGGCGGGGTGCGGACCCGGATCGTCGGGGCCCGCAAGGACGACGACCTCGTCCTGATCCCGCACGACGAGGACCCGCTGCCGCCCGCGGGCACCGCCGTGCGCGGCGCGCTCGACGACGAGCGCCGCACCTGGCTCATGCGCACCCACTCCGGGCTGCACCTGCTCTCCGGCGTCGTCTTCCGCGACTTCGGGGCCCTGGTCACCGGCGGGAACATGGAGCCGGGGACGGCCCGCATGGACTTCAACCTGCCCGAGGTGCCGCCGGACTTCAAGGCCACGGTCGAGGCCGCCTGCAACGTCGAGGTGGACCAGGACCGCCGCATCGACGTGAAGGTGCTGCCCCGCGAGGAGGCCTTCGCCATCCCCGACATCATCCGCACCGCCACCAACCTCGTGCCGCCGGAGCTGGAGGAAGTGCGGATCGTCGACATCGTGGGCCTGGACACTCAGGCGGATGGCGGAACCCATGTCGAATCCACGAGATGGATCGGCAAGATCGAGGTGTTGAAGGTGGAGAACAAAGGCAAGGGCTTCCGGCGCTTGCGCATCGCCATCCGTGACTGA